The segment gactaaatgACTAATCTTCTTGTTTAAATAacactgactaaataactaactgactaaaaTAACAACTGACTAAATAACAACTGACCGGAttaaataactgactgactgactgacaaatAACTGACTGACCGggctgactaaataactaactgactgattgactgactaacTGGACTGACTGTGTCATTAACCaggggtgactgactgactgactattgACTGACTGCTGACTGACCGATTGACTGACTGGTCTGTCTCGTGTCATTGACCTGGGTGacaactgactgattgactgactgactggtcaactaactaactgactaattGACCAGGTCTTTAACTGACTAaattagttatttagtcagtcagttagttatttagtcagttagttatttagtcagttagtcagtcagttagttagttatttagtcagtcagttagttatttagtcagtcagttagttagttatttagttagttagttatttagtcagtcagttagttatttagtcagtcagttagttatttagtcagtcagttagttagtcagtcagtcagtcagttatttagtcagtcagtcagttagttatttagtcagttagttatttagtcagttagttatttagtcagtcagtcagttagttatttagtcagttagtcagttgGTGACAGACAcgattgactaactgactaaaaTAACTAAATGACTGACTGATAAATGATTGACTaaactaactgactaaataactcaTTGACTaggcgactgactgactgactaaataactgactgtctctgactgactaaataactgactgactgaccagtcagtcaatcagtcagtctgaCTCCTAAATAActgacatagagacagacaactGAGTGattgatcagtcagtcagtcatactgGTCCAATGAACAGACCGACAGACCAAGTCAACTAAGTCAGTCATGATTGACCAAACAAGAgatttagtcagttagttagtcagtcagttagttatttagtcagttatttagtcagttagttagtcagtcagttagttatttagtcagtcagttatttagtcagttagttatttagtcagtcagttagttatttagtcagtcagtcagttagttatttagccagtcagtcagttacttagtcagttatttagtcagtcagtcagttagttatttagtcagttagtcagttagttatttagtcagtcagtcagttagttatttagtcaatcagtcagttagttatttagtcagtcagtcagttagttatttagtcaatcagtcagttagttatttagtcaatcagtcagttagttatttagtcaatcagtcagttagttatttagtcagtcagtcagtcagttatttagtcagtcagtcagttatttagtcagtcagtcagttagttatttagtcagttagttatttagtcagttagttatttagtcagttagttagttatttagtcagttagttatttagtcagttagttatttagtcagttagttagttagtcagttagttagttagttagtcagttagttatttagtcagtcagtaagttatttagtcagtcagttagttatttagtcagtcagtcagttatttagtcagtcagttatttagtcagtcagtcagttatttagtcagtcagttatttagttagtcagtcagtcagttatttagtcagttagttagtcagtcagtcagttagttagttatttagtcagtcagttagttagttatttagtcagtcagttagttagttatttagtcagtcagtcagttagttatttagtcagtcagtcagttattcagtcagttagttatttagtcagtcagtcagttatttagtcagtcagtcagttatttagtcagtcagtcagttatttagtcagtcagtcagttatttagtcagttatttagtcagttatttagtcagttatttagtcagttagttatttagtcagtcagtcagttatttagtcagtcagtcagttatttagtcagttagttatttagtcagtcagttagttatttagtcagtcagttagttatttagtcagtcagttagttatttagtcagttagttagttatttagtcagttagttagttatttagtcagttagttagtcagtcagtcagtcagttagttagtcagtcagttagttatttagtcagtcagtcagttatttagtcagtcagtcagtcagtcagttatttagtcagtcagttatttagttagtcagtcagtcagttatttagtcagttagttagtcagtcagttatttagtcagtcagtcagttatttagtcagtcagtcagttatttagtcagttagttatttagtcagtcagtcagttatttagtcagtcagtcagttatttagtcagtcagtcagttatttagtcagtcagtcagttatttagtcagttagttatttagtcagtcagttagttatttagtcagttagttagttatttagtcagttagttagttatttagtcagttagttagtcagtcagtcagttagttatttagtcagttatttagtcagtcagttagttatttagtcagttagtcagtcagtcagtcagttagttatttagtcagtcagttatttagtcagtcagtcagctggtaatttagtcagtcagtcagttagttatttagtcagttagttatttagtcagtcagttatttagtcagtcagtcagttagttagtaaTTTAGCCagtcagttatttagtcagtcagtcagtcagtcacctggGTTTTAACTAAGTTTGTTTTAATCTATTCCAGGTATCGTATCGAGTACGAAGCTCTCTCCAAGGTGGAGGCTGAGCAGAATGAGTTCATTGACCAGTTCATTCTACAGAAATAAGGAGCGTATTGAAGGCCCGCAGTATTAGTGTGCGTTTGTGACCATGTTTCCAGGGTGCCTGTATTATTTTCTATGGGTGATATCCACTACACTATGGGTTCACGCCAATCGCTCATCTGAACACAATAACCTTTCTTACACCCCCCCACACAAGCAATCCAAAACTGCTCCAACTAAATCCAGACGCGTTTTCTGCTTAGACAGACGGACTACATGCAACGTTTAGAAGTAACTTGTCACCAGTCTTTTACAGCAAAACACATTGTTTTTTTCACTAGCAGGTGTCTGAAGTGACAACCCTCCTTCCCAGTTATACATTTATTTAGCATTTTAAGTGTTGAACGCTTGAATGTATTTAGAACCTGAGACTCTGTAGTCTTCATACCTTTCACACCACTACAGTACGTCAGACAAGCAAATGTTGGAAGAAAGCTATTTATATACACAAAGGAATGGATTTATACGGTTTATATTAAAGGAATTACTATGTATAGATTGTCTTCCACTTGTAGGGAAGGTAAACAGCTCTAAGTACGGTATTTGCATGTTACTGTAAATAATTTCATGATTAAGAGGGGAAAATAATTTAATTTTTTTGCTGTGTGTTGACTGTATACACCCCCCCCTTTCCTTCCTCCCTGTTGTCATCTTAACTTTGTTTGTTTACATCTAAGGTACGAATAAGTTGTGTTCGTGTTTTCTCTGATCATTTCACCGTTGTCTGTGGGACCACACCAGAACATTTTCCCCTCAGGTGCCTTATTGGAATTTCAGGCCAGTTTTTATAAACAAAAACTAAGTACATTCGAAAAGTATATTAGTCATTTTAtgtttacagtatatatatatatatatatccagaaATTATCAAAAATTCTCATTCTCTGCATTCATCTTATCTATGTTAAAGGTTAATAGACCTACTTCATCAATAGATGAGGTACACTTGAATAAAATGGATATTTTGATTCTCTTGGTGTCAACATTATTGACTATTGCTCATCTGTGTGCAGATTATAAAACGTTTCAATTCTTATGAAGAATGTTTAATATAACCTTGATATTTTTCTTGACTCAAAATGTACCAATTGATAATTCATCACTTGAGAAGGAACAAAATCACTCTGACCATGTGTACTATAGTCTAGATTAGAGGGATGATTGCCTGGATGGATAGACAGTGGCGTTGTACTTTGAGATTggtaatcagactagtaatccacctgtacaggtaatcagactagtaatccacctgtacagtcaatcagactagtaatccacctgtacaggtaatcagactagtaatccacctgtccaggtaatcagactagtaatccacctgtacaggtaatcagactagtaatccacctgtacaggtaatcagactagtaatccacctgtacaggtaatcagactagtaatccacctgtacaggcaatcagactagtaatccacctgtacaggtaatcagactagtaatccacctgtacagtcaatcagactagtaatccacctgtacagtcaatcagactagtaatccacctgtacagtcaatcagactagtaatccacctgtacagtcaatcagactagtaatccacctgtacagtcaatcagactagtaatccacctgtacagtcaatcagactagtaatccacctgtacaggtaatcagactagtaatccacctgtccaggtaatcagactagtaatccacctgtacaggtaatcagactagtaatccacctgtacaggtaatcagactagtaatccacctgtacaggtaatcagactagtaatccacctgtacaggcaatcagactagtaatccacctgtacagtcgatcagactagtaatccacctgtacaggtaatcagactagtaatccacctgtacagtcaatcagactagtaatccacctgtacagtcaatcagactagtaatccacctgtacagtcaatcagactagtaatccacctgtacagtcaatcagactagtaatccacctgtacagtcaatcagactagtaatccacctgtacagtcaatcagactagtaaaTCCACCTGTAtagtcaatcagactagtaatccacctgtacagtcagactagtaatccacctgtacaggtaatcagactagtaatccacctgtacagtcagactagtaatccacctgtacaggtaatcagactagtaatccacctgtacaggcaatcagactagtaatccacctgtacagtcaatcagactagtaatccacctgtacaggcaatcagactagtaatccacctgtacagtcaatcagactagtaatccacctgtacagaaaatcagactagtaatccacctgtactgtcagactagtaatccacctgtacaggtaatcagactagtaatccacctgtacagtcaatcagactagtaatccacctgtacagtcaatcagactagtaatccacctgtacagtcaatcagactagtaatccacctgtacagtcaatcagactagtaatccacctgtacagtcaatcagactagtaatccacctgtacagtcaatcagactagtaatccacctgtatagtcaatcagactagtaatccacctgtacagtcagactagtaatccacctgtacaggtaatcagactagtaatccacctgtacaggcaatcagactagtaatccacctgtacagtcaatcagactagtaatccacctgtacaggcaatcagactagtaatccacctgtacagtcaatcagactagtaatccacctgtacaggcaatcagactagtaatccacctgtacaggcaatcagactagtaatccacctgtacagtcaatcagactagtaatcaacctgtacagtcaatcagactagtaatccacctgtacaggcaatcagactagtaatccacctgtacagtcagactagtaatccacatGTACAggtaatcagactagtaatccacctgtacagtcaatcagactagtaatccacctgtacagtcaatcagactagtaatccacctgtacagtcaatcagactagtaatccacctgtacagtcaatcagactagtaatccacctgtacagtcaatcagactagtaatccacctgtacagtcaatcagactagtaatccacctgtatagtcaatcagactagtaatccacctgtacagtcagactagtaatccacctgtacaggtaatcagactagtaatccacctgtacaggcaatcagactagtaatccacctgtacaggcaatcagactagtaatccacctgtacagtcaatcagactagtaatccacctgtacaggcaatcagactagtaatccacctgtacagtcaatcagactagtaatccacctgtacagtcaatcagactagtaatccacctgtatagtcaatcagactagtaatccacctgtacagtcagactagtaatccacctgtacagtcaatcagactagtaatccacctgtacagtcaatcagactagtaatccacctgtacagtcaatcagactagtaatccacctgtacagtcaatcagactagtaatccacctgtatagtcaatcagactagtaatccacctgtacagtcagactagtaatccacctgtacaggtaatcagactagtaatccacctgtacaggcaatcagactagtaatccacctgtacagtcaatcagactagtaatccacctgtacaggcaatcagactagtaatccacctgtacagtcaatcagactagtaatccacctgtacaggcaatcagactagtaatccacctgtacaggcaatcagactagtaatccacctgtacagtcaatcagactagtaatcaacctgtacagtcaatcagactagtaatccacctgtacaggcaatcagactagtaatccacctgtacagtcagactagtaatccacatGTACAggtaatcagactagtaatccacctgtacagtcaatcagactagtaatccacctgtacagtcaatcagactagtaatccacctgtacagtcaatcagactagtaatccacctgtacagtcaatcagactagtaatccacctgtacagtcaatcagactagtaatccacctgtacagtcaatcagactagtaatccacctgtatagtcaatcagactagtaatccacctgtacagtcagactagtaatccacctgtacaggtaatcagactagtaatccacctgtacaggcaatcagactagtaatccacctgtacaggcaatcagactagtaatccacctgtacagtcaatcagactagtaatccacctgtacaggcaatcagactagtaatccacctgtacagtcaatcagactagtaatccacctgtacagtcaatcagactagtaatccacctgtatagtcaatcagactagtaatccacctgtacagtcagactagtaatccacctgtacaggtaatcagactagtaatccacctgtacaggcaatcagactagtaatccacctgtacaggcaatcagactagtaatccacctgtacagtcaatcagactagtaatccacctgtacaggcaatcagactagtaatccacctgtacaggcaatcagactagtaatccacctgtacaggcaatcagactagtaatccacctgtacagtcaatcagactagtaatcaacctgtacagtcaatcagactagtaatccacctgtactgtcagactagtaatccacctgtacagtcaatcagactagtaatccacctgtacaggtaatcagactagtaatcaacCTGTAtagtcagactagtaatccacctgtacagtcaatcagactagtaatccacctgtacagtcaatcagactagtaatccacctgtacagtcaatcagactagtaatcaacctgtacagtcaatcagactagtaatccacctgtacaggtaatcagactagtaatccacctgtacaggtaatcagactagtaatccacctgtccaggtaatcagactagtaatccacctgtacaggtaatcagactagtaatccacctgtacaggtaatcagactagtaatccacctgtacaggtaatcagactagtaatccacctgtccaggtaatcagactagtaatccacctgtacaggtaatcagactagtaatccacctgtacaggcaatcagactagtaatccacctgtacagtcagactagtaatccacctgtacaggtaatcagactagtaatccacctgtacaggcaatcagactagtaatccacctgtacagtcaatcagactagtaatccacctgtacaggcaatcagactagtaatccacctgtacagtcaatcagactagtaatccacctgtacaggcaatcagactagtaatccacctgtacaggcaatcagactagtaatccacctgtacagtcaatcagactagtaatcaacctgtacagtcaatcagactagtaatccacctgtactgtcagactagtaatccacctgtacagtcaatcagactagtaatccacctgtacaggtaatcagactagtaatcaacCTGTAtagtcagactagtaatccacctgtacagtcaatcagactagtaatccacctgtacagtcaatcagactagtaatccacctgtacagtcaatcagactagtaatcaacctgtacagtcaatcagactagtaatccacctgtacaggtaatcagactagtaatcaacCTGTAtagtcagactagtaatccacctgtacagtcaatcagactagtaatccacctgtacagtcaatcagactagtaatcaacCTGTAtagtcagactagtaatccacctgtatagtcagactagtaatccacctgtacagtcaatcagactagtaatccacctgtacagtcaatcagactagtaatccacctgtacaggtaatcagactagtaatccacctgtacagtcagactagtaatccacctgtacaggtaatcagactagtaatccacctgtacaggcaatcagactagtaatccacctgtacagtcaatcagactagtaatccacctgtacaggcaatcagactagtaatccacctgtacagtcaatcagactagtaatccacctgtacaggcaatcagactagtaatccacctgtacagtcagactagtaatccacctgtacaggtaatcagactagtaatccacctgtacagtcaatcagactagtaatccacctgtacagtcaatcagactagtaatccacctgtacagtcaatcagactagtaatccacctgtacagtcaatcagactagtaatccacctgtacagtcaatcagactagtaatccacctgtacagtcaatcagactagtaatccacctgtatagtcaatcagactagtaatccacctgtacagtcagactagtaatccacctgtacaggtaatcagactagtaatccacctgtacaggcaatcagactagtaatccacctgtacagtcaatcagactagtaatccacctgtacaggcaatcagactagtaatccacctgtacagtcaatcagactagtaatccacctgtacaggcaatcagactagtaatccacctgtacaggcaatcagactagtaatccacctgtacagtcaatcagactagtaatcaacctgtacagtcaatcagactagtaatccacctgtactgtcagactagtaatccacctgtacagtcaatcagactagtaatccacctgtacaggtaatcagactagtaatcaacCTGTAtagtcagactagtaatccacctgtacagtcaatcagactagtaatccacctgtacagtcaatcagactagtaatccacctgtacagtcaatcagactagtaatcaacctgtacagtcaatcagactagtaatccacctgtacaggtaatcagactagtaatcaacCTGTAtagtcagactagtaatccacctgtacagtcaatcagactagtaatccacctgtacagtcaatcagactagtaatccacctgtacagtcaatcagactagcaatcagactagtaatccacctgtacagtcaatcagactagcaatcagactagtaatccacctgtactgtcaatcagactagtaatccacctgtacagtcagactagtaatccacctgtacagtcagactagtaatccacctgtacagtcaatcagactagtaatccacctgtatagtcaatcagactagtaatccacctgtacagtcagactagtaatccacctgtccagtcaatcagactagcaatcagactagtaatccacctgtactgtcaatcagactagtaatccacctgtacagtcagactagtaatccacctgtacagtcaatcagactagtaatccacctgtacagtcaatcagactagtaatccacctgtactgtcaatcagactagtaatccagcTGTAtagtcagactagtaatccacctgtatagtcaatcagactagtaatccacctgtacagtcaatcagactagtaatccacctgtccagtcaatcagactagtaatgcacctgtacagtcaatcagactagtaatcagactagtaatccacctgtacagtcaatcagactagcaatcagactagtaatccacctgtactgtcaatcagactagtaatccacctgtacagtcagactagtaatccacctgtacagtcagactagtaatccacctgtacagtcaatcagactagtaatccacctgtatagtcaatcagactagtaatccacctgtacagtcagactagtaatccacctgtccagtcaatcagactagcaatcagactagtaatccacctgtactgtcaatcagactagtaatccacctgtacagtcagactagtaatccacctgtacagtcaatcagactagtaatccacctgtacagtcaatcagactagtaatccacctgtactgtcaatcagactagtaatccagcTGTAtagtcagactagtaatccacctgtatagtcaatcagactagtaatccacctgtacagtcaatcagactagtaatccacctgtccagtcaatcagactagtaatgcacctgtacagtcaatcagactagtaatagATGGGGACCAGGGTGTAACGCTCCCTCTGGGTCTGGGGACCAGGGTGGAGCTCCGTGGGGAAGGGGTAGTAGAGGATGGGGACCAGGGTGGAGCTCCGTGGGGAAGGGGTAGTAGAGGATGGGGACCAGGGTGGAGCTCTATGGGGAAGGGGTAGTAGAGGATGGGGACCTGGGTGGAGCTCCGTGGGGAAGGGGTAGTAGAGGATGGGGACCAGGGTGGGGCTCCGTGGGGAAGGGGTAGTAGAGGATGGGGACCAGGTGGAGCTCCGTGGGGAAGGGGTAGTAGAGGATGGGGACCAGGGTGTAACGCTCCCTCTGGGTCTGGGGACCAGGGTGGAGCTCCGTGGGGAAGGGTAGTAGAGGATGGGGACCAGGTGGAGCTCCGTGGGGAAGGGGTAGTAGAGGATGGGGACCAGGGTGGAGCTCCGTGGGGAAGGGGTAGTAGAGGATGGGGACCTGGGTGGAGCTCCGTGGGGAAGGGATAGTAGAGGATGGGGACCAGGGTGGAGCTCCGTGGGGAAGGGGTAGTAGAGGATGGGGACCAGGGTGGGGCTCCGTGGGGAATGGGTAGTAGAGGATGGGGACCAGGGTGGAGCTCCGTGGGGAAGGGGTAGTAGAGGATGGGGACCAGGGTGGGGCTCCGTGGGGAAGGGGTAGTAGAGGATGGGGACAAGGGTGGAGCTCCGTGGGGAAGGGGTAGTAGAGGATGGGGACCAGGGTGTAACGCTCCCTCTGGGTCTGGGGACCAGGGTGGAGCTCCGTGGGGAAGGGGTAGTAGAGGATGGGGACCAGGGTGGAGCTCCGTGGGGAAGGGGTAGTAGAGGATGGGGACCAGGGTGGGGCTCCGTGGGTGGAATAGACAATGGCCGGGGTCCTGATCCACATGCAGCCTCCTGGGAAGAGAACCGCATTAGGTTGATTTCCGCTCATGTCATGACAGCCTTGTCGTCACGTCTGATCTATAACATAACGTCTGTGCttctaatggcaccctatatagtacactacccatagtgctctggtcaaaagtagtgcagcacatggagaacagggtgcaatttgggataaaGGGTTGAGTTGCACACGACTAAATTACTATCAACTACATGTCAAATCAAAGGTCTTCTTGCAACTTTGGCCTAATTTGGGTAAATCTTAACACCACAGATGTTGACATTAGTTTGCTAGCCATATGGGACCCGGTTCCCTATGTAGTTCACTAGTTTTGACCGTCCTGGCATCATGGGGTCTCTGAACTCATCCCCATACCATCTCAAAAGAGCTTTAAATAATAACACTTATTTTTTCCTCATGtcaaatttacaaaaaaaaaaatattatctcTAGTACACGAAGAAAACCCATAATGTATCAATGGAAATATACACCAAAAATATATACAGCTATCTAAACtttaatttagatttttttttgttgcGAGAAAGCACTCACATTTGACAGCATTGAAGCTAAAAAGGGGTAGGCTAGTGTCGTGGTAAGGCACGTCGGATGGTTCGATTCTACTGGCCTTTTTGCTTGGCTGAGCGGCGGTAGCTGAGGGGCGGTACTGAATCTGTAGGCTCTCTGCACATTTTAAACACAGCAACCTTCCTTCCTTGACTTTCAACCGAACAGTGATTACTTCCAAGCCTAGAGAGGTAGATAAAGATCATTCGAACCAGGCCCTATACTTCTAAATATCACGTGATTTTGGCGCGACACTGGCAGCCAGAAAGTCGGGAT is part of the Oncorhynchus nerka isolate Pitt River unplaced genomic scaffold, Oner_Uvic_2.0 unplaced_scaffold_4225, whole genome shotgun sequence genome and harbors:
- the LOC135566554 gene encoding uncharacterized protein LOC135566554, with protein sequence MSGNQPNAVLFPGGCMWIRTPAIVYSTHGAPPWSPSSTTPSPRSSTLVPILYYPFPTELHPGPQTQRERYTLVPILYYPFPTELHPCPHPLLPLPHGAPPWSPSSTTPSPRSSTLVPILYYPFPTEPHPGPHPLLPLPHGAPPWSPSSTIPSPRSSTQVPILYYPFPTELHPGPHPLLPLPHGAPPGPHPLLPFPTELHPGPQTQRERYTLVPILYYPFPTELHLVPILYYPFPTEPHPGPHPLLPLPHGAPPRSPSSTTPSP